In the Alphaproteobacteria bacterium genome, one interval contains:
- the obgE gene encoding GTPase ObgE, with protein MKFLDQAKIFVRSGDGGAGCVSFRREKFIEFGGPDGGDGGRGGDVVVVCVEGLNTLIDFRYRQHFKAERGHHGMGRNRTGADGADVVIEVPGGTQIIEDDRETLVADLTEIGQREILARGGRGGRGNTRFKSSTNRAPRQFDPGESGEERWLWLRLKLIAEAGLIGLPNAGKSTLLSAVSRARPKIADYPFTTLHPQLGMVDAGGESFVLADLPGLIEGAHDGKGLGDRFLGHIERCQVLLHLVDGISDDPVADYRTVRDELAAYGAGVADKPSLVALSKCDLLSKQDEIERCAMLATAAGTSIEVFSAATGRGVKELMAKLLAVIQNLRDRQEPVAAGCWQP; from the coding sequence ATGAAGTTCCTCGACCAAGCGAAGATCTTCGTCCGTAGTGGCGACGGCGGAGCCGGCTGCGTTAGTTTCCGTCGCGAGAAATTCATCGAGTTCGGCGGCCCGGACGGCGGCGACGGCGGCCGAGGCGGCGACGTCGTGGTGGTTTGTGTCGAAGGGCTCAACACGTTAATCGACTTTCGCTATCGCCAGCATTTCAAGGCCGAGCGCGGGCACCACGGAATGGGCCGCAACCGAACCGGCGCCGACGGGGCCGACGTTGTTATCGAAGTGCCGGGCGGAACCCAGATCATCGAAGATGACCGCGAAACCTTGGTCGCCGATCTCACCGAAATCGGGCAGCGCGAGATTCTGGCGCGCGGCGGTCGCGGCGGTCGCGGCAATACGCGGTTCAAGTCGTCGACCAATCGGGCACCGCGACAATTCGATCCCGGCGAGTCCGGCGAGGAGCGCTGGCTATGGTTACGGCTCAAACTCATCGCCGAGGCCGGTCTCATCGGCCTACCCAACGCCGGCAAGTCGACCTTGCTCTCGGCGGTCTCCCGGGCGCGGCCGAAAATCGCCGACTACCCGTTTACCACCCTCCACCCCCAACTCGGCATGGTCGATGCCGGCGGCGAAAGCTTTGTCCTGGCCGACCTCCCCGGATTGATCGAGGGGGCCCATGACGGCAAGGGCCTGGGCGACCGTTTTCTGGGCCATATCGAGCGATGCCAGGTTCTGCTTCATCTCGTTGACGGGATATCGGATGACCCTGTCGCCGACTATCGAACGGTCCGCGACGAGCTCGCCGCGTACGGCGCCGGAGTGGCCGATAAGCCGTCGCTGGTCGCGCTGTCAAAGTGCGATCTGTTGTCGAAACAGGATGAAATCGAACGCTGCGCAATGCTCGCCACCGCTGCCGGCACCTCGATCGAGGTCTTTTCCGCGGCCACCGGTAGAGGCGTAAAGGAGTTGATGGCGAAGCTCCTCGCGGTGATTCAGAATTTGCGCGATCGGCAGGAACCGGTCGCGGCGGGTTGTTGGCAGCCATGA
- a CDS encoding glutamate 5-kinase, translating to MAEKAHCLADSRRLVVKIGSALLVDDDTGRIRNDWLDALADDIAAGRGKGQEVVIVSSGAIAAGRRDLGLAGARLRLEEKQAAAAAGQIRLAHAYQDSLARHNLRVAQALLSLEDTERRRRHLNARNTLETLLRLGAVPIINENDTVATEEIRVGDNDRLAARVAQMISADTLVLMTDIDGLYTTDPRRDPSAEPIPVVRAITPEIEAMAGTAPVGMSSGGMVTKIQAARIALNAGCRMVIVDGRAPHALAEVDRSERHTWFLPGANSRTQRKKWIASVLNPLGAMIVDDGAVKALSSGKSLLPAGVVEIRGDFERGDAIIVHDRAGNEIARGLAAYAATEAHLIAGHKSDEIEGLLGYRGRDEMVHRDDLVLS from the coding sequence ATGGCGGAGAAGGCCCATTGTCTCGCCGATAGCCGGCGGCTCGTCGTCAAGATCGGCTCGGCCCTTCTCGTCGATGATGATACCGGACGCATCCGAAACGACTGGCTGGATGCCCTCGCCGACGACATCGCCGCCGGCCGCGGCAAGGGGCAAGAGGTCGTCATCGTATCCTCCGGCGCGATCGCCGCGGGGCGGCGCGATTTGGGACTGGCCGGCGCACGACTGCGCCTCGAAGAGAAGCAGGCCGCGGCCGCGGCTGGCCAAATCCGCCTCGCCCACGCTTACCAGGATAGCCTCGCTCGCCACAACCTGCGGGTGGCCCAAGCTCTGCTCAGCCTAGAGGATACCGAACGTCGCCGGCGCCACCTCAACGCGCGCAATACCTTGGAGACGCTGCTCCGGCTCGGCGCCGTCCCGATCATAAACGAAAACGACACGGTCGCGACGGAGGAGATCCGGGTCGGCGACAATGACCGCCTCGCGGCCCGCGTCGCCCAAATGATCAGCGCCGATACACTGGTCCTGATGACCGATATCGACGGGCTCTATACCACCGATCCGCGGCGCGACCCGTCCGCCGAGCCGATACCCGTGGTGCGGGCAATTACGCCGGAGATCGAAGCCATGGCCGGCACCGCGCCCGTCGGCATGAGTTCGGGCGGCATGGTCACCAAGATTCAGGCGGCGCGAATCGCGCTCAACGCCGGCTGCCGGATGGTCATCGTCGACGGTCGTGCACCTCATGCCCTGGCCGAGGTCGATCGGTCGGAACGCCACACCTGGTTCCTGCCCGGGGCCAACTCACGGACCCAGCGTAAGAAATGGATCGCGAGCGTGCTCAATCCGCTCGGTGCGATGATCGTCGATGACGGCGCCGTAAAGGCGCTGAGCAGCGGCAAGAGCCTGCTCCCGGCAGGTGTCGTCGAGATCCGCGGAGATTTCGAACGCGGCGATGCCATCATCGTCCATGACCGCGCCGGCAACGAAATCGCCCGCGGCCTTGCCGCCTACGCCGCCACCGAGGCCCACCTCATCGCCGGCCACAAAAGCGATGAAATCGAGGGCCTCCTGGGCTACCGTGGACGAGACGAAATGGTTCACCGCGACGATCTGGTACTGAGCTGA